One segment of Carya illinoinensis cultivar Pawnee chromosome 13, C.illinoinensisPawnee_v1, whole genome shotgun sequence DNA contains the following:
- the LOC122292486 gene encoding serine carboxypeptidase-like 51 isoform X3, which produces MGKCGVIVIPLLLFLCPLFHGGISTVVARGQEGSEEWGYVQVRPMFLFALGLSYAEAHMFWWLYRSPYRVEDPSKPWPIILWLQGGPGASGVGIGNFEEVGPLDADLKPRNSTWLRKADLLFVDNPVGTGYSFVEDENLYVKTDEEAATDLVTLLEKIFNSNENLQKSPLHIVAESYGGKYAVTLALSALKAIEAGKLKLKLGGVVLGDSWISPEDFVFSWGPLLKDLSRLDTNGLLQSNSLAQKIKQQIEQGQYVGATTSWMELESVIGSSSDHVDFYNFLLDSGSSEAASMTAIELKKGIALKRYSRYLSSLRSSAGGGGGDLDSLLNGAIKEKLKIPENVTWGGQSDSVFDSLAGDFMKPRISEVDELLVKGVNVTVYNGQLDLICATKGTEAWIEKLKWEGLQKFLSTDRTPLYCGNNGRTKGFTKSYKNLHFYWILGAGHFV; this is translated from the exons ATGGGAAAGTGCGGTGTTATTGTTATCCCTCTTCTTCTGTTCTTGTGTCCTCTGTTTCATGGAGGAATAAGTACTGTAGTTGCCAGAGGCCAGGAAGGATCAGAGGAATGGGGATATGTTCAAGTCAGACCCA TGTTTTTATTTGCTCTTGGATTGAGTTATGCAGAAGCCCACATGTTCTGGTGGCTTTACAGAAGTCCCTATAGAGTTGAGGATCCCTCCAAACCATGGCCAATCATTCTTTGGTTGCAGGGTGGACCT gGTGCTTCAGGAGTTGGGATTGGCAATTTTGAAGAGGTTGGGCCATTAGATGCAGATTTGAAGCCGCGGAATTCAACATGGTTGCGAAAAGCTGATCTTTTGTTTGTG GATAACCCAGTTGGAACCGGATACAGTTTTGTGGAGGATGAAAACCTGTATGTCAAAACCGATGAAGAGGCAGCAACTGATTTAGTCACTTTGTTGGAGAAAATATTCAATAGCAATGAGAACCTCCAAAAGAGTCCTCTGCACATTGTGGCAGAGTCTTATGGTGGAAAATATGCTGTCACTCTTGCGCTGTCAGCACTAAAAGCCATAGAAGCTGGGAAATTGAAGCTTAAACTGGGAG GAGTGGTATTAGGGGACAGCTGGATCTCCCCAGAAGATTTTGTG TTTTCATGGGGTCCTCTGCTGAAAGATCTATCGCGGCTCGACACTAATGGGTTGCTGCAATCAAACAG TCTGGCTCAGAAGATCAAGCAGCAAATTGAGCAAGGTCAATACGTTGGTGCAACCACTTCATGGATGGAACTTGAGTCGGTGATTGGCTCCAGCAGTGATCATGTG GACTTCTACAATTTTCTATTGGATTCGGGATCATCAGAAGCTGCATCAATGACAGCCATAGAATTGAAAAAAGGGATTGCATTAAAAAGATATTCGAGATATTTGAGTTCCTTAAGGTCTTCtgctggtggtggtggtggtgatttGGATAGTTTGCTGAATGGTGCCATTAAAGAGAAGCTTAAGATTCCGGAAAATGTAAC GTGGGGAGGGCAGTCAGATTCTGTTTTCGATAGTCTGGCAGGGGATTTCATGAAACCAAGGATTAGTGAG gTCGATGAGCTCCTTGTTAAAGGAGTGAATGTGACTGTGTACAATGGGCAA CTTGATCTTATTTGTGCTACCAAGGGGACAGAAGCCTGGATTGAGAAGCTCAA GTGGGAAGGGCTACAAAAATTCTTGAGCACAGACAGAACTCCTCTCTATTGTGGGAATAATGGAAGAACAAAGGGTTTCACCAAGTCATACAAAAACCTACACTTCTATTGGATTCTTGGAGCAGGCCACTTT GTATGA
- the LOC122292486 gene encoding serine carboxypeptidase-like 51 isoform X1, with protein sequence MGKCGVIVIPLLLFLCPLFHGGISTVVARGQEGSEEWGYVQVRPMFLFALGLSYAEAHMFWWLYRSPYRVEDPSKPWPIILWLQGGPGASGVGIGNFEEVGPLDADLKPRNSTWLRKADLLFVDNPVGTGYSFVEDENLYVKTDEEAATDLVTLLEKIFNSNENLQKSPLHIVAESYGGKYAVTLALSALKAIEAGKLKLKLGGVVLGDSWISPEDFVFSWGPLLKDLSRLDTNGLLQSNSLAQKIKQQIEQGQYVGATTSWMELESVIGSSSDHVDFYNFLLDSGSSEAASMTAIELKKGIALKRYSRYLSSLRSSAGGGGGDLDSLLNGAIKEKLKIPENVTWGGQSDSVFDSLAGDFMKPRISEVDELLVKGVNVTVYNGQLDLICATKGTEAWIEKLKWEGLQKFLSTDRTPLYCGNNGRTKGFTKSYKNLHFYWILGAGHFVPNDQPCVAINMVGAITQSPAPST encoded by the exons ATGGGAAAGTGCGGTGTTATTGTTATCCCTCTTCTTCTGTTCTTGTGTCCTCTGTTTCATGGAGGAATAAGTACTGTAGTTGCCAGAGGCCAGGAAGGATCAGAGGAATGGGGATATGTTCAAGTCAGACCCA TGTTTTTATTTGCTCTTGGATTGAGTTATGCAGAAGCCCACATGTTCTGGTGGCTTTACAGAAGTCCCTATAGAGTTGAGGATCCCTCCAAACCATGGCCAATCATTCTTTGGTTGCAGGGTGGACCT gGTGCTTCAGGAGTTGGGATTGGCAATTTTGAAGAGGTTGGGCCATTAGATGCAGATTTGAAGCCGCGGAATTCAACATGGTTGCGAAAAGCTGATCTTTTGTTTGTG GATAACCCAGTTGGAACCGGATACAGTTTTGTGGAGGATGAAAACCTGTATGTCAAAACCGATGAAGAGGCAGCAACTGATTTAGTCACTTTGTTGGAGAAAATATTCAATAGCAATGAGAACCTCCAAAAGAGTCCTCTGCACATTGTGGCAGAGTCTTATGGTGGAAAATATGCTGTCACTCTTGCGCTGTCAGCACTAAAAGCCATAGAAGCTGGGAAATTGAAGCTTAAACTGGGAG GAGTGGTATTAGGGGACAGCTGGATCTCCCCAGAAGATTTTGTG TTTTCATGGGGTCCTCTGCTGAAAGATCTATCGCGGCTCGACACTAATGGGTTGCTGCAATCAAACAG TCTGGCTCAGAAGATCAAGCAGCAAATTGAGCAAGGTCAATACGTTGGTGCAACCACTTCATGGATGGAACTTGAGTCGGTGATTGGCTCCAGCAGTGATCATGTG GACTTCTACAATTTTCTATTGGATTCGGGATCATCAGAAGCTGCATCAATGACAGCCATAGAATTGAAAAAAGGGATTGCATTAAAAAGATATTCGAGATATTTGAGTTCCTTAAGGTCTTCtgctggtggtggtggtggtgatttGGATAGTTTGCTGAATGGTGCCATTAAAGAGAAGCTTAAGATTCCGGAAAATGTAAC GTGGGGAGGGCAGTCAGATTCTGTTTTCGATAGTCTGGCAGGGGATTTCATGAAACCAAGGATTAGTGAG gTCGATGAGCTCCTTGTTAAAGGAGTGAATGTGACTGTGTACAATGGGCAA CTTGATCTTATTTGTGCTACCAAGGGGACAGAAGCCTGGATTGAGAAGCTCAA GTGGGAAGGGCTACAAAAATTCTTGAGCACAGACAGAACTCCTCTCTATTGTGGGAATAATGGAAGAACAAAGGGTTTCACCAAGTCATACAAAAACCTACACTTCTATTGGATTCTTGGAGCAGGCCACTTT
- the LOC122292486 gene encoding serine carboxypeptidase-like 51 isoform X2, translating to MGKCGVIVIPLLLFLCPLFHGGISTVVARGQEGSEEWGYVQVRPKAHMFWWLYRSPYRVEDPSKPWPIILWLQGGPGASGVGIGNFEEVGPLDADLKPRNSTWLRKADLLFVDNPVGTGYSFVEDENLYVKTDEEAATDLVTLLEKIFNSNENLQKSPLHIVAESYGGKYAVTLALSALKAIEAGKLKLKLGGVVLGDSWISPEDFVFSWGPLLKDLSRLDTNGLLQSNSLAQKIKQQIEQGQYVGATTSWMELESVIGSSSDHVDFYNFLLDSGSSEAASMTAIELKKGIALKRYSRYLSSLRSSAGGGGGDLDSLLNGAIKEKLKIPENVTWGGQSDSVFDSLAGDFMKPRISEVDELLVKGVNVTVYNGQLDLICATKGTEAWIEKLKWEGLQKFLSTDRTPLYCGNNGRTKGFTKSYKNLHFYWILGAGHFVPNDQPCVAINMVGAITQSPAPST from the exons ATGGGAAAGTGCGGTGTTATTGTTATCCCTCTTCTTCTGTTCTTGTGTCCTCTGTTTCATGGAGGAATAAGTACTGTAGTTGCCAGAGGCCAGGAAGGATCAGAGGAATGGGGATATGTTCAAGTCAGACCCA AAGCCCACATGTTCTGGTGGCTTTACAGAAGTCCCTATAGAGTTGAGGATCCCTCCAAACCATGGCCAATCATTCTTTGGTTGCAGGGTGGACCT gGTGCTTCAGGAGTTGGGATTGGCAATTTTGAAGAGGTTGGGCCATTAGATGCAGATTTGAAGCCGCGGAATTCAACATGGTTGCGAAAAGCTGATCTTTTGTTTGTG GATAACCCAGTTGGAACCGGATACAGTTTTGTGGAGGATGAAAACCTGTATGTCAAAACCGATGAAGAGGCAGCAACTGATTTAGTCACTTTGTTGGAGAAAATATTCAATAGCAATGAGAACCTCCAAAAGAGTCCTCTGCACATTGTGGCAGAGTCTTATGGTGGAAAATATGCTGTCACTCTTGCGCTGTCAGCACTAAAAGCCATAGAAGCTGGGAAATTGAAGCTTAAACTGGGAG GAGTGGTATTAGGGGACAGCTGGATCTCCCCAGAAGATTTTGTG TTTTCATGGGGTCCTCTGCTGAAAGATCTATCGCGGCTCGACACTAATGGGTTGCTGCAATCAAACAG TCTGGCTCAGAAGATCAAGCAGCAAATTGAGCAAGGTCAATACGTTGGTGCAACCACTTCATGGATGGAACTTGAGTCGGTGATTGGCTCCAGCAGTGATCATGTG GACTTCTACAATTTTCTATTGGATTCGGGATCATCAGAAGCTGCATCAATGACAGCCATAGAATTGAAAAAAGGGATTGCATTAAAAAGATATTCGAGATATTTGAGTTCCTTAAGGTCTTCtgctggtggtggtggtggtgatttGGATAGTTTGCTGAATGGTGCCATTAAAGAGAAGCTTAAGATTCCGGAAAATGTAAC GTGGGGAGGGCAGTCAGATTCTGTTTTCGATAGTCTGGCAGGGGATTTCATGAAACCAAGGATTAGTGAG gTCGATGAGCTCCTTGTTAAAGGAGTGAATGTGACTGTGTACAATGGGCAA CTTGATCTTATTTGTGCTACCAAGGGGACAGAAGCCTGGATTGAGAAGCTCAA GTGGGAAGGGCTACAAAAATTCTTGAGCACAGACAGAACTCCTCTCTATTGTGGGAATAATGGAAGAACAAAGGGTTTCACCAAGTCATACAAAAACCTACACTTCTATTGGATTCTTGGAGCAGGCCACTTT